In Listeria cossartiae subsp. cossartiae, one genomic interval encodes:
- a CDS encoding InlB B-repeat-containing protein, whose product MKRNQSSLLRILFVVTAILGISLWVNMSQGVEVQAESIAEPTPINKIFTDSALAEVVKTELGKASADDVVTQADLNQITRLDADGKGISSIEGIQYLTQLNMSGLSSNQITNITPIAHLTNLDSLYLGNNEIIDLTPLSGLTQLTFLQLSINQIKDVTPLAKLTNLNYLDLRENQISDASSLSNMMELTTLKIDKQQITADPVLYQSNLVAPDILKNVFGEVVPPTTISNNGTFASPNITWNLASYTSEVSYDFNQQVTLGDKGKVTFAGTVVQPITDAYVATFDINGVTTTEKVAVNSLIAEPTAPAEQGYTFDGWYDAKTGGNEWDFAVDKMPSEDMTLYAHFTINSYTANFDVDGKVTSQQVNYQALLQAPATPTKEGYTFTGWYDAKTGGNEWDFSTGKMPAENMTLYARFTKNASSDSIIITPGKDDKNDKASTTIAASHSENAKLPKTSDNSSMIPVLIGTLFLGSALVFLRKNTSNL is encoded by the coding sequence ATGAAAAGAAACCAATCTTCGTTACTACGCATTTTATTTGTAGTAACAGCTATCTTGGGTATTAGTTTATGGGTTAATATGAGTCAGGGGGTGGAAGTTCAGGCAGAGAGTATTGCCGAGCCGACGCCGATTAACAAAATCTTCACGGATTCGGCATTAGCGGAAGTGGTGAAGACGGAGCTTGGAAAAGCCAGTGCGGATGATGTTGTTACGCAAGCGGATCTGAATCAGATAACTAGGCTTGATGCAGACGGTAAAGGAATAAGTTCAATAGAAGGCATACAATATTTAACTCAGCTGAACATGTCAGGTTTATCATCCAATCAAATTACTAATATTACGCCGATTGCTCACCTTACTAACTTAGACTCTTTATATTTAGGGAATAATGAAATTATTGATTTAACGCCACTTTCAGGCTTGACTCAGCTTACATTTTTACAATTATCTATCAATCAAATAAAAGATGTAACCCCACTTGCTAAGCTAACGAATTTAAATTATTTAGATTTACGAGAAAATCAAATAAGTGATGCAAGTTCATTAAGTAATATGATGGAACTAACAACATTGAAGATAGATAAACAACAAATAACCGCAGACCCAGTTCTATATCAATCTAATTTAGTTGCACCTGATATTTTGAAAAATGTATTTGGAGAAGTAGTACCGCCAACGACGATTAGTAATAATGGTACATTCGCTAGCCCGAATATTACTTGGAATTTAGCTAGTTATACAAGCGAAGTGAGTTATGATTTTAATCAACAGGTTACTCTTGGTGATAAAGGAAAGGTTACTTTTGCGGGGACAGTAGTTCAACCGATTACGGATGCGTATGTCGCTACTTTTGATATTAATGGAGTGACAACAACGGAAAAGGTAGCGGTTAATTCATTAATTGCGGAACCGACCGCGCCGGCAGAACAAGGATATACTTTTGATGGCTGGTATGATGCGAAAACTGGCGGGAATGAATGGGATTTCGCAGTAGATAAAATGCCAAGTGAGGATATGACCTTATATGCGCACTTCACGATAAACAGCTACACAGCAAATTTTGATGTAGATGGAAAAGTAACTAGCCAACAAGTGAACTACCAAGCCTTGCTTCAAGCCCCAGCTACTCCAACCAAAGAAGGTTACACATTTACAGGATGGTATGACGCAAAAACTGGTGGAAATGAATGGGATTTTTCAACTGGTAAAATGCCAGCCGAGAATATGACTTTATATGCTAGATTTACTAAGAATGCTAGCTCAGATTCGATTATAATCACACCCGGAAAAGATGATAAAAATGACAAAGCCAGCACAACAATTGCAGCTAGTCATAGTGAAAATGCTAAACTTCCAAAAACAAGCGATAATTCGAGCATGATTCCTGTTTTGATAGGGACATTATTCCTCGGAAGCGCATTAGTATTTTTACGAAAAAACACAAGTAACCTTTAA
- a CDS encoding HAD family hydrolase — protein sequence MITHVIWDMGETLNTIPNTRYDHHPLDTYPEVVLRKDAKETLEKVKQLGFKQAILSNTATSDTEVIKRVLTNFGIIDYFDFIYASNSELQPGKMEKPDKTIFDFTLNELQIDKTEAVMVGNTFESDIIGANRAGIHAIWLQNPEVCLQDERQPLVAPPFVIPVWDLADVPEALLLLNKVST from the coding sequence TTGATTACACATGTTATTTGGGACATGGGCGAAACATTAAACACTATACCAAACACAAGATACGACCATCACCCTCTCGATACTTATCCCGAAGTAGTGCTGCGCAAAGATGCCAAAGAAACGCTTGAAAAAGTAAAACAACTTGGATTTAAACAAGCCATTCTAAGCAATACCGCAACTAGTGACACGGAAGTAATTAAACGCGTTCTAACCAATTTTGGCATCATCGATTATTTTGACTTCATTTACGCCTCCAATTCCGAACTCCAACCAGGAAAAATGGAAAAGCCAGACAAAACTATTTTTGATTTCACACTAAACGAACTTCAAATTGATAAAACAGAAGCAGTAATGGTCGGAAATACATTTGAAAGTGATATTATTGGCGCAAATCGTGCGGGTATCCATGCGATTTGGCTGCAAAATCCAGAAGTCTGCCTTCAAGATGAGCGCCAGCCCCTTGTCGCACCGCCATTTGTTATCCCAGTTTGGGACCTAGCCGATGTTCCTGAAGCCCTTTTATTATTAAATAAAGTTTCTACTTGA
- a CDS encoding glycoside hydrolase family 1 protein — translation MTEVKKQFPKGFLWGGATAANQVEGAYDVDGKGLSTADMVKFIPKEERTRDHALDVSKAEIEAIIAGKVEGRFPKRDGVDFYHHYKEDIALFAEMGFKTFRLSLNWARIFPNGDDKEPNEKGLEFYDKVFDELLKYDIEPLVTLSHYETPLNLTLKYNGWADRRVIGFFTNYAETVFKRYKNKVKYWLTFNEINVISLSAYTGGGVLLEDAKNPLELSYQAGHHQFVASALATKLAHEIIPGSQVGCMLARMATYPATNNPDDILKAQYENQQNLFFTDVHARGEYPSYMNRFFQENDIHIVKEVGDDEILKAHTVDFISFSYYMSLSATASPEGDRSAGNLMGGVKNEYLESSDWGWQIDPKGLRWTLNDLYSRYELPLFIVENGLGAYDTVEEDGKIHDDYRIDYLRKHIEQMKEAIADGVDLIGYTSWGPIDLVSASTSEMSKRYGFIYVDQDDWGKGTLERSRKDSFFWYKKVIETNGEDLV, via the coding sequence ATGACTGAAGTGAAAAAACAATTTCCAAAAGGATTTTTATGGGGTGGAGCAACTGCTGCGAACCAAGTTGAAGGCGCTTACGATGTAGATGGTAAAGGCCTTTCCACAGCAGATATGGTCAAATTCATTCCGAAAGAAGAACGCACGAGAGACCACGCACTAGACGTATCTAAAGCAGAAATCGAAGCAATTATTGCAGGGAAAGTAGAAGGAAGATTCCCTAAACGTGATGGCGTTGATTTTTATCACCACTATAAAGAAGACATCGCATTATTTGCCGAAATGGGCTTTAAAACATTCCGCCTATCACTAAACTGGGCACGTATTTTCCCGAACGGTGATGACAAAGAGCCAAATGAAAAAGGGCTTGAATTTTATGATAAAGTGTTTGATGAATTATTAAAATATGACATTGAGCCACTTGTAACGCTTTCTCACTATGAAACACCACTGAACCTTACTTTAAAATATAACGGCTGGGCTGATCGTCGCGTTATCGGATTTTTCACGAACTACGCGGAAACAGTTTTCAAACGTTATAAAAACAAAGTAAAATATTGGTTAACTTTTAACGAAATCAATGTTATTTCACTTAGCGCATACACTGGTGGTGGCGTACTTTTAGAAGACGCGAAAAACCCGCTTGAGCTTTCTTACCAAGCAGGACATCATCAATTCGTAGCCAGTGCGCTTGCAACAAAATTAGCGCATGAAATTATTCCAGGATCACAAGTTGGCTGTATGCTAGCTCGTATGGCGACATACCCTGCGACTAACAATCCAGACGACATCTTAAAAGCACAATACGAAAACCAACAAAACCTATTTTTCACAGACGTTCATGCTCGCGGTGAATATCCAAGCTACATGAACCGCTTCTTCCAAGAAAACGACATTCACATCGTAAAAGAAGTTGGCGACGACGAAATCTTGAAAGCACACACAGTTGATTTCATCTCATTTAGCTACTACATGTCCCTGTCCGCAACAGCTAGCCCAGAAGGCGACCGCTCTGCTGGGAACTTAATGGGCGGCGTGAAAAACGAATACTTGGAGTCGTCCGATTGGGGTTGGCAAATTGACCCTAAAGGCTTACGCTGGACACTAAATGATCTATACAGCCGCTACGAATTACCACTTTTCATCGTGGAAAATGGCTTAGGTGCTTATGATACAGTAGAAGAAGACGGCAAAATCCATGACGATTACCGCATTGACTACTTACGCAAACACATCGAACAAATGAAAGAAGCAATTGCTGATGGCGTAGATTTAATTGGTTACACAAGCTGGGGCCCTATCGACCTAGTAAGTGCCTCCACAAGCGAAATGTCCAAACGCTACGGCTTTATCTACGTAGACCAAGACGACTGGGGCAAAGGAACATTAGAACGCTCCCGCAAAGATTCATTCTTCTGGTATAAAAAAGTAATTGAAACAAATGGTGAAGATTTAGTTTAA
- a CDS encoding InlB B-repeat-containing protein, translating to MEKQSNAIFKIVLMVAAILGISLYITTSQGAEVQAESITQPTPINEIFPDPVIANDVKTLVGKSNVTDAVSQSDLDGITRLSAVTAGVTTIEGMQYLNNLSELELKDNQITDLSPIENLTNITELELSGNPLKDVSLIAGLKSIKTLDLISTQITDVTPLADLTNLQVLYLDLNQITDISPLAGLSNLQYLSFGYTQVSDLTPLANLSKLTTLNAGDNKISDISPLASLPNLIEAHLKDNQISDVSPLANIPNLFNITLTNQTITSAPVLYQNNLVVPNAVKGPSGAPIAPATISNNGTYASPNLTWNLDSFINNVSYTFNQPVTFKNVTVPFSGAVTQPLTEAFTAVFDVDGKQTSVIVGANELIKEPTAPTKEGYTFTGWYDAKTGGTKWDFATDKMPAEDITLYAQFTINSYTTTFNIDGKTTTEKVTYQALLNEPTAPTKEGYTFKGWYDAKTGGTKWDFATGKMPAENITLYAQFTKNDEPNTGGPTGNGNGTSNPNISGDNTSLPTTGDENTLLPIFVGAFLIGIGLVVFRKKHQTK from the coding sequence ATGGAAAAACAATCGAATGCGATATTCAAAATTGTTTTAATGGTAGCAGCTATTCTAGGAATTAGCCTCTATATAACTACAAGTCAAGGTGCGGAGGTACAAGCGGAAAGCATTACACAGCCAACACCAATCAATGAAATTTTCCCAGATCCTGTTATTGCCAATGATGTAAAAACACTTGTTGGGAAATCTAATGTGACGGATGCTGTTTCGCAAAGTGATTTAGATGGAATCACTCGTCTATCAGCAGTGACTGCGGGAGTAACGACAATAGAAGGTATGCAATACTTAAATAATTTGTCAGAATTAGAACTAAAAGATAATCAAATAACAGATTTAAGCCCAATTGAAAATTTAACCAATATCACTGAGCTCGAATTATCTGGAAATCCGCTAAAAGATGTGAGCTTGATTGCTGGATTAAAAAGTATAAAAACGCTGGACCTTATTTCTACACAAATTACAGATGTAACTCCACTTGCTGATCTAACCAATTTACAAGTGCTATATCTGGATCTTAACCAAATAACGGATATAAGCCCACTCGCTGGCTTATCGAATTTACAATATTTATCGTTCGGATACACCCAAGTGAGTGACTTAACGCCGCTTGCGAACTTATCCAAACTAACAACCTTAAATGCGGGGGACAACAAAATAAGTGATATTTCACCTCTCGCTAGTTTACCTAACTTAATAGAAGCTCATTTGAAAGACAACCAGATAAGTGATGTCAGCCCGCTTGCGAATATCCCAAACTTATTTAACATCACTTTAACGAATCAAACAATAACAAGCGCGCCCGTACTTTATCAAAATAATCTAGTCGTACCTAATGCGGTAAAAGGTCCTTCTGGCGCGCCTATTGCACCAGCTACTATAAGTAATAATGGAACTTATGCAAGTCCGAATTTAACATGGAACTTGGATAGTTTTATTAATAATGTCAGCTATACATTTAATCAACCAGTCACTTTCAAAAATGTAACCGTTCCTTTCAGCGGCGCAGTTACCCAACCATTAACAGAAGCATTCACGGCCGTTTTTGATGTTGACGGCAAGCAAACGAGCGTAATAGTTGGCGCCAATGAATTAATTAAAGAACCAACCGCACCGACAAAAGAAGGTTATACGTTCACTGGCTGGTATGATGCAAAAACTGGCGGGACTAAATGGGATTTTGCGACAGATAAAATGCCAGCTGAGGATATTACATTGTATGCCCAGTTCACTATCAATAGCTACACCACCACGTTTAATATCGATGGAAAAACTACCACTGAAAAAGTAACGTATCAGGCATTACTAAATGAACCAACCGCACCGACGAAAGAAGGCTACACGTTCAAAGGTTGGTACGATGCAAAAACTGGCGGAACGAAATGGGATTTTGCTACTGGTAAAATGCCGGCAGAAAATATAACGTTATACGCCCAATTTACGAAAAATGATGAGCCAAATACTGGTGGGCCAACTGGAAATGGTAACGGCACATCGAATCCTAACATTTCAGGCGACAATACCTCACTTCCAACAACCGGAGATGAAAATACGTTGCTTCCAATTTTCGTTGGAGCATTTCTTATCGGCATCGGCTTAGTTGTATTTCGCAAAAAACATCAAACAAAATAA
- the rpoC gene encoding DNA-directed RNA polymerase subunit beta', which translates to MLDVNNFEYMKIGLASPDKIRSWSHGEVKKPETINYRTLKPERDGLFCERIFGPMKDWECSCGKYKRVRYKGVVCDRCGVEVTKSKVRRERMGHIELAAPVSHIWYFKGIPSRMGLVMDMSPRALEEIIYFASYVVTEPGDTPLEKKQLLSEREYRVYREKYGKGFSAGMGAEAIKKILADIDLEKETNDLKEELKSAQGQRRTRAIRRLEVMEAFRNSGNNPSWMVLDVLPVIPPEIRPMVQLEGGRFATSDLNDLYRRVINRNNRLKRLLDLGAPNIIVQNEKRMLQEAVDALIDNGRRGRPVTGPGNRPLKSLSHMLKGKQGRFRQNLLGKRVDYSGRSVIVVGPNLKMYQCGLPKEMALELFKPFVMKELVGRGLAHNIKSAKRKIERMAPEIWDVLEEVIREHPVLLNRAPTLHRLGIQAFEPTLVEGRAIRLHPLVCTAYNADFDGDQMAVHVPLSAEAQAEARILMLAAQNILNPKDGKPVVTPSQDMVLGNYYLTLERENAVGEGTIFKDINEAQLAYQNGYVHLHSRIAVFAGSIPNERFTDEQRNQLLITTVGKLIFNTILPKSFPYINEPTKFNLEIETPAKYFVDTTTDVRAHIAAQELIDPFKKKILGNIIAEVFKKFHITETSKMLDRMKDLGFKISTKAGMTVGIADILTLEEKHEILEKAHDTVEKITKSFRRGLITDDERYERVIGVWNAAKDEIQGKLILSLDRLNPIFMMQDSGARGNISNFTQLAGMRGLMADPSGRIVELPITSNFREGLTVLEYFISTHGARKGLTDTALKTADSGYLTRRLVDVAQDVIIREDDCGTDRGLTIKAIREGTEIIEPLEERLEGRYSRKTIRHPETKEVIARENDLITEAIATQIVDAGIEEVTIRSAFTCNTKHGVCKKCYGKNLATGTEVEVGEAVGIIAAQSIGEPGTQLTMRTFHTGGVAGDDITQGLPRIQEIFEARNPKGQAIITEVGGEVVSIEEGRDRQQEITIQGTDDRRSYNIPYTARLRVEEGTIVERGEALTEGSVDPKALIRVRDVLSVQEYLLAEVQKVYRMQGVEIGDKHVEVMVRQMLRKIRVMDTGDTNILPGTLMDIHTFTEANRDAILSGSQPATGRPVLLGITKASLETDSFLSAASFQETTRVLTDAAIKGKRDELLGLKENVILGKLVPAGTGIGRYRKLKSEVIKETAEVTDEITNI; encoded by the coding sequence TTGTTAGATGTTAATAATTTTGAGTATATGAAAATCGGTCTGGCATCTCCAGATAAAATTCGTTCATGGTCTCACGGTGAAGTAAAAAAACCTGAAACCATCAACTACAGAACGCTTAAACCTGAACGTGACGGCTTATTCTGTGAAAGAATTTTTGGACCAATGAAAGACTGGGAATGTTCTTGTGGTAAATACAAACGTGTTCGCTATAAAGGCGTAGTTTGTGACCGTTGTGGAGTAGAAGTAACGAAATCAAAAGTCCGTCGTGAACGTATGGGCCATATTGAACTCGCAGCTCCTGTTTCTCACATCTGGTACTTCAAAGGAATTCCAAGCCGTATGGGTCTTGTTATGGATATGTCTCCACGTGCATTAGAAGAAATTATCTACTTTGCATCTTACGTGGTTACAGAACCAGGCGATACTCCACTTGAAAAGAAACAACTTTTATCTGAACGTGAATACCGCGTTTATCGCGAAAAATATGGTAAAGGTTTCTCAGCTGGTATGGGCGCAGAAGCTATCAAAAAAATCTTAGCCGATATCGACTTAGAAAAAGAAACAAATGATTTAAAAGAAGAACTAAAATCTGCACAAGGTCAACGTCGTACTCGTGCGATTCGTCGTTTGGAAGTTATGGAAGCTTTTCGTAATTCCGGCAACAACCCAAGCTGGATGGTACTTGACGTGCTACCAGTTATCCCACCAGAAATTCGTCCAATGGTACAACTTGAAGGTGGCCGTTTTGCAACAAGTGATTTGAATGACTTATATCGTCGGGTAATCAACCGGAACAACCGTTTGAAACGCCTTCTTGATTTAGGTGCACCAAACATTATCGTGCAAAATGAAAAACGGATGCTACAAGAAGCTGTCGATGCTTTAATTGACAACGGTCGTCGTGGTCGTCCAGTAACAGGTCCAGGTAACCGTCCGCTTAAATCCCTTTCTCATATGCTTAAAGGGAAACAAGGTCGTTTCCGTCAAAACTTACTAGGTAAACGTGTCGATTATTCTGGTCGTTCCGTTATCGTAGTTGGACCTAACTTAAAAATGTACCAATGTGGTCTTCCAAAAGAAATGGCACTTGAATTATTCAAACCATTTGTTATGAAAGAACTAGTTGGACGCGGCTTAGCACATAATATTAAGAGTGCTAAACGTAAAATCGAACGTATGGCTCCAGAAATCTGGGACGTATTAGAAGAAGTTATCCGTGAACATCCGGTATTACTTAACCGGGCGCCTACGCTTCACAGACTTGGTATTCAAGCATTTGAACCAACGCTAGTTGAAGGTCGCGCAATCCGTCTTCACCCTCTTGTATGTACAGCTTACAACGCTGACTTTGATGGTGACCAAATGGCGGTTCACGTTCCTTTATCCGCAGAAGCACAAGCAGAAGCACGTATTTTAATGCTTGCAGCTCAAAACATTTTGAACCCTAAAGATGGTAAACCAGTTGTAACACCTTCCCAAGATATGGTGCTAGGTAACTACTACCTTACTTTAGAACGTGAAAATGCTGTCGGCGAAGGTACTATCTTCAAAGATATCAATGAAGCGCAACTTGCGTATCAAAACGGCTATGTACACTTACATTCTCGTATTGCTGTATTTGCTGGTTCGATTCCAAATGAACGTTTCACTGACGAACAACGCAACCAATTATTAATTACGACTGTTGGTAAACTGATTTTCAACACAATCTTACCAAAATCGTTCCCTTATATTAATGAACCAACGAAATTCAACTTAGAAATCGAAACACCAGCTAAATATTTCGTTGATACAACAACTGATGTTCGCGCGCATATTGCTGCACAAGAACTAATTGATCCATTCAAGAAGAAAATCCTCGGTAACATTATCGCGGAAGTCTTCAAGAAATTCCATATTACCGAAACTTCAAAAATGCTTGACCGTATGAAAGATCTTGGTTTCAAAATCTCGACTAAGGCCGGCATGACAGTAGGTATTGCGGATATCTTAACACTTGAAGAAAAACATGAAATTCTTGAAAAAGCACATGATACTGTTGAAAAAATCACTAAATCATTCCGTCGTGGTCTGATTACAGATGATGAAAGATACGAACGCGTTATCGGTGTATGGAATGCTGCCAAAGACGAAATCCAAGGAAAACTGATCTTGAGTTTGGACCGCTTAAATCCAATCTTCATGATGCAAGATTCCGGAGCTCGTGGTAACATCTCCAACTTTACACAGCTTGCTGGTATGCGTGGACTGATGGCTGACCCATCCGGACGTATCGTAGAATTGCCGATTACATCTAACTTCCGTGAAGGTTTAACGGTCTTAGAGTACTTCATTTCTACCCATGGTGCGCGTAAAGGTCTTACCGATACAGCCCTTAAAACAGCCGATTCCGGTTACCTTACTCGTCGTCTTGTTGACGTGGCTCAAGATGTTATCATTCGTGAAGACGATTGTGGCACTGACCGCGGTCTTACAATTAAGGCTATCCGTGAAGGTACTGAAATCATCGAACCACTTGAAGAACGTCTGGAAGGTCGTTATTCTCGTAAAACAATTCGTCACCCAGAAACAAAAGAAGTTATTGCACGTGAAAACGACTTAATTACAGAAGCAATTGCCACTCAAATCGTTGACGCTGGCATTGAAGAAGTAACTATCCGTTCTGCATTCACATGTAATACAAAACACGGCGTATGTAAAAAATGTTATGGTAAAAACTTGGCAACTGGTACAGAAGTCGAAGTTGGAGAAGCAGTTGGTATCATCGCTGCCCAATCTATCGGGGAACCAGGAACTCAGCTTACTATGCGTACTTTCCATACAGGTGGGGTTGCCGGAGACGATATCACGCAAGGTCTTCCACGTATTCAAGAAATCTTTGAAGCACGTAATCCGAAAGGGCAAGCTATCATCACTGAAGTTGGTGGTGAAGTTGTTTCTATCGAAGAAGGTCGTGATCGTCAACAAGAAATCACTATCCAAGGTACAGATGACCGCCGTTCTTACAACATTCCTTACACTGCTCGCTTGCGTGTAGAAGAAGGAACTATCGTAGAACGTGGGGAAGCTCTAACTGAAGGTTCTGTGGATCCTAAAGCCTTGATTCGTGTTCGTGACGTATTATCCGTTCAAGAATATCTACTTGCAGAAGTACAAAAAGTTTACCGTATGCAAGGGGTAGAAATTGGCGATAAACACGTTGAAGTAATGGTTCGTCAAATGTTACGTAAAATCCGCGTAATGGATACTGGTGATACAAACATTTTACCAGGTACATTAATGGATATTCATACGTTTACTGAAGCCAACCGCGATGCTATCTTAAGTGGTAGTCAACCAGCAACAGGTCGTCCAGTTCTTCTAGGGATTACAAAAGCTTCCCTTGAAACTGATTCCTTCTTGTCTGCTGCATCATTCCAAGAAACAACTCGTGTCTTGACAGATGCTGCAATCAAAGGAAAACGTGACGAACTTCTAGGACTGAAAGAAAATGTTATCCTAGGTAAACTTGTTCCAGCTGGTACAGGTATTGGTCGTTACCGCAAACTGAAATCCGAAGTTATCAAGGAAACAGCTGAAGTAACTGACGAAATCACAAATATTTAA
- a CDS encoding ArgE/DapE family deacylase, translating to MDRQKKLQILKDMVNINSTNGHEEQVANYLQKLLREYGIESEKVQYDVDRASLVSEIGSGDGKILAFSGHMDVVDAGDESKWKFPPFEATEHDGKIYGRGATDMKSGLAAMVIAMIELQEEKQMLNGKIRLLATVGEEVGELGAEQLTQKGYADDLDGLIIGEPSGHQIVYAHKGSINYTVKSTGKNAHSSMPEYGVNAIDNLLLFYNEVEKFAKSVDETNEILGDFIHNVTVIDGGNQVNSIPEKAQLQGNIRSIPEMGNETVKQVLVKIINELNKQDNVKLELIFDYDKQPVFSDKNSELVNVAKRVAGDIIKEEIPLLGISGTTDAAEFTKAKKAFPVIIFGPGNETPHQVNENVSVENYLEMVDVYKRIAVEFL from the coding sequence ATGGACCGACAAAAAAAGCTTCAAATTTTAAAAGATATGGTAAATATTAATTCGACTAATGGACATGAAGAGCAGGTTGCGAACTATTTGCAGAAGTTGTTACGTGAATACGGGATTGAATCTGAAAAGGTGCAGTATGACGTGGACAGAGCCAGCTTGGTTAGTGAAATTGGTTCTGGTGATGGGAAGATTTTAGCATTTTCAGGGCATATGGATGTGGTGGATGCGGGCGATGAGTCTAAGTGGAAATTCCCGCCTTTTGAAGCGACGGAGCATGACGGGAAAATATACGGACGCGGCGCCACTGACATGAAATCGGGTTTAGCAGCGATGGTTATTGCGATGATTGAACTTCAAGAAGAAAAACAAATGCTGAATGGTAAAATCAGATTATTAGCTACAGTTGGTGAAGAAGTCGGTGAACTTGGGGCAGAACAACTAACGCAAAAAGGATATGCGGATGATTTAGACGGCTTGATTATTGGTGAACCAAGCGGACATCAGATTGTATATGCACATAAAGGATCGATTAATTACACCGTTAAATCTACTGGGAAAAATGCCCATAGCTCGATGCCGGAGTACGGCGTGAATGCGATTGATAATTTGCTACTATTTTATAATGAAGTAGAAAAATTTGCGAAATCAGTCGATGAGACAAACGAAATATTAGGCGATTTTATTCATAATGTCACCGTGATTGATGGTGGAAATCAAGTAAATAGTATTCCTGAAAAAGCGCAACTGCAAGGGAATATTCGCTCGATTCCAGAAATGGGTAATGAAACTGTGAAACAAGTGCTAGTGAAGATTATCAATGAGCTAAATAAACAGGATAATGTGAAACTAGAGCTAATTTTTGACTACGATAAACAACCAGTATTTAGCGATAAAAATTCAGAGCTAGTAAATGTTGCTAAACGTGTAGCTGGCGACATTATTAAAGAAGAAATCCCATTACTTGGTATTTCTGGAACAACGGATGCAGCAGAATTCACCAAAGCTAAAAAAGCATTTCCAGTAATTATTTTTGGCCCTGGAAATGAGACGCCTCATCAAGTAAATGAAAATGTTTCCGTAGAGAATTATTTAGAGATGGTAGACGTGTATAAACGAATTGCCGTAGAGTTCTTATAA